The Mesorhizobium sp. AR02 genomic interval TCCTCGGCGAAGCGCGACAGGACGGGTGGCAGCAGGAAGGCTGCATAGTCGTCCGGTACGCCAAGGCGCACGCTGCCCGTTTCCTTCGGCCGCGTGACGCTCGCCCAGGCCTCATCCGACAGCTTCAGCAACCGGCGCGCATAGATGAGAAAGTCCTCACCGATGGCGTTGGGGGTAACCGTTCTCGGTCCCCGCACCAGAAGCTGGTTGCCCACCATCTCTTCCAGCCGCTGCATCTGCATGCTGACCGCCGACTAGCTGCGGCCGACCCGCGGCGCCGCATTGGACAGGCTGCCGCTCTCGACGACGGCGACGAAGGTTTTCAGCAAATTGAGGTCAAGCGGAGCGGCCATGGTGCTATCAGCATATCGAATAGCTAGGTCCAAATCTATTCGCTTGTTTGAAAGCTATCCTGCTGGCCAGATGGGTCTCGCCCGTCCGAGGCATAGTCCCGAGGGATTTTCGATGAAGGACCTGCCAACCTCCCGTTTTCCGGCCGCGAGCCTGGCCTTTGCGATGACGATCGCCGGCACGGTTGGCGCCTTCGTGACGGAAGCGGGGCTTCATCCCGTGACAATCGTGTTCTGGCGCTGCGTGTTCGGCGCCATGTTTCTCGGCGCATGGTGCCTGCTCCGGGGCTATTTGCCGGACAGGACGCTGTCGCCGTCGCGACTCGCGCTGGCAGCGCTTGGCGGCGCCTGCATGGTGCTGAGCTGGACGGCCTTCTTCGCCGGCTTCGCCATGACCTCGATCGCCACGACGACGATCGTCTATCACGTCCAGCCCTTCTTCGTGGTTGTCATCGGCGTGGTCTTCCTCAAGGAGCGTATCTCGCTCGACCAGATGCTGTGGATGCTTGGCGCGTTTCTTGGCGTCGTGCTGGCCAGCGGGCTGGTGGTTTCGCATGCGCAGGCCAGCACGGCATGGGCGCTGGGCATCGCGCTGACGCTGGTCGCCGCGCTGCTCTATGGGGTGGCGACGATCCTCGCCAAGGGCCTGGGCCAGCAGCGCGCGGAGGTCACCGTGCTTTGCCAGACGATCGTCGGGATTGTCATGCTCGCGCCCTTCGCCGGGATCGGCCAGCATGTTCCCGCGCATTCATGGGGCTGGCTGGTCAGTATCGGCGTGCTGCACACCGGCATTGCCTATGTGTTGATGAACTCGGCCTTTCCGCGCCTGACGACGCCGGTGATCGGCATCATCACCTTCATCTATCCTGTCGTTGCCATTATCATCGACTGGGCGGTCTATGGGCATCCGCTTGGGCCGGCGCAGGCCGCCGGCATGGTGCTGATCGCCGTGGCGACGCTCGGTGTCCGGCTGGGCTGGCGGTTTCCGCTTCGGCGCGTCTCGGCGGCCTGACGCGGATCGCAGGGTAGCATGGTCAGGCTTTCATGAAGCCGATGAAATCGTCGGGCGCGGCGCGGCCCATTTCTTCTTCCCAGTGGCGGCGGCAGAGCGAGACATAGACGTCCTTGCCGATCGCCACCTGTTCGCCCTGGCGGGCCACCTTGCCGTCGGCGCCGAGGCGCACGACCATCGTCGCCTTGCGGCCGCAGCGGCAGATGGTGCGCACCTCGCGCAGATCGTCGGCGATCGCCAGCAGCGCGCGCGAGCCTGAGAACAGCTTGCCCTGGAAATCGGTGCGCAGGCCGTAGCACATCACCGGGATGTTCAGTCGGTCGGCGATGCGGGCCAATTGCCAGACCTGCTCCTCGTCGAGGAACTGCGCCTCGTCGACGAAGACGCAATGCACCGTCGTATGGTCGTGATGTTCGGCGACGCGGGCGAACAGGTCGTCGCCATCGCGGAACATCTCGGCCTCGGTCTCAAGCCCGATACGCGACGAGATCAGGCCGGTGTCGCCCTTGCGGTAGTGGCCGGCGACGAACAGCATCGTCGTCATGCCGCGCTCGCGATAATTGTACGACGCCTGCAAGAGCATCGTCGTCTTGCCGGCATTCATCGTTGCGTAGTTGAAGTAGAGCTTGGCCATGCCGCTCTTTTAAGCTGACTTGCCTCCGCGCGGGGAGGGCCCGCCGCCGCATTCCCCCGAAAAAGCAGCCTTGCACAACAAAAGCGTCAACCGTGTCGCTGATTGGCCAGTCTGCGCCGTTGATCGTGATTGCCTTACCGCTTGAATCCACACCAGAATGGTGTTTGGCTGACGAAACAAGGCGGGCAGAGAAACCGTAACTACGCTTCGCCAAAGAATCACAATGGGAGACTGTCTATGTCGCGTATGAATTCCTTCGCCGCCGGCCTCGGCCTGGCGGCTTTGTTGTCCACGAGCGTCGCCTTCGCCGGTGACGCCGCAAGCTGCAAGACCGTGCGTCTTTCCGATGTCGGCTGGACCGATATCCAGGCGACCACCGGGGTTGCCTCGGTGCTGCTCACCGCGCTCGGCTACGAGCCGAAGGTGATCCAGCTGTCGGTGCCGGTCACCATGGCGTCGCTGAAGAACAAGGACCTTGATGTCTTCCTCGGCAACTGGATGCCGTCGATGACCAACGACATCAAGGATTACACCGCCGATGGCTCGGTCGAGACCATCAGCACCAACCTGACCGGCGCCGGCTACGGCATCGTCGTGCCGACCTACGTGGCGGATGCCGGCGTCAAGTCGCTGACCGACCTTGGCAAGTTCAAGGACAAGTTCAACGGCAAGATCTACGGCATCGAAGCCGGCAATGACGGCAACCGCATCATCCTCGACATGATCAAGAATCCCGCCGACAAGCTCGACGGCTTCGAACTCGTCGAGTCCTCGGAGGCCGGCATGCTGACGCAGGCCGAGCAGTCGATGAAGAACAATGAGTGGATCGCCTTCCTCGGCTGGACGCCGCATCCGGTGATGGGCGCCATGAAGATCACCTATCTCGACGGCATGGGCGACAGCGGCTTCGGCGCCGCCACCGTGTTCACCAATGTGCGCAAGGGCTACACCACCGAGTGCCCGAATGCCGGCAAGTTCATCGCCAACCTCAAGTTCAATCTGGACATGGAAGGCCAGATGATGGACGCGATCCTCAAGGGTGGCGATGCCGCCACGGTGGCGACCGACTGGCTGAAGAAGAATCCAGACGCGGTCAAGCCATGGATTGCCGGCGTGACCACCTTCGATGGCGGTGACGCGGCTGCGGCCATCAAGACCGCGCTCGGAAGCTGAGCCGACTGAATTCGGCAAGGCCGAACCAGGAAGGGCAGCCATCTTAGAAAAGGCTGCCCTTTTTCATATCGTGTGACAAGATGACGTTGCGCGAGCCGAGAGCAGGGCGGCTCCTGGACGAAGAGGGGTGAGATGGATCCGATTTCGCAATTCATGGTCGACCACAAGATCCCGATCGGCGCCTGGGGAAAGGCGTTCTTCGGCTTCCTTACCGACAATTTCGATACCATCTTCAGGGCCTTCTCCAATGGCCTCAACTTCCTGCTCGACGGGCTGGTCAACATCCTGCTGCTGGTGCCGCCGGTGCTGCTGGCACTGGTCATCGCGATCATTGCATGGCTGCTGCAGCGCTCGCGGCCGCTCGCCATCGGTGTCTTCCTCGGCCTGATCTTCATCATCAACCAGAACCTGTGGAAGCAAACGGTGCAGACCTTGGTGCTGGTCGTCGCGGCCGCGGCCATGGCCATGGCCATCGGTGTGCCGCTCGGCATCTGGGCGGCGCACAAGCCGAA includes:
- a CDS encoding thymidine kinase — translated: MAKLYFNYATMNAGKTTMLLQASYNYRERGMTTMLFVAGHYRKGDTGLISSRIGLETEAEMFRDGDDLFARVAEHHDHTTVHCVFVDEAQFLDEEQVWQLARIADRLNIPVMCYGLRTDFQGKLFSGSRALLAIADDLREVRTICRCGRKATMVVRLGADGKVARQGEQVAIGKDVYVSLCRRHWEEEMGRAAPDDFIGFMKA
- a CDS encoding DMT family transporter, translated to MKDLPTSRFPAASLAFAMTIAGTVGAFVTEAGLHPVTIVFWRCVFGAMFLGAWCLLRGYLPDRTLSPSRLALAALGGACMVLSWTAFFAGFAMTSIATTTIVYHVQPFFVVVIGVVFLKERISLDQMLWMLGAFLGVVLASGLVVSHAQASTAWALGIALTLVAALLYGVATILAKGLGQQRAEVTVLCQTIVGIVMLAPFAGIGQHVPAHSWGWLVSIGVLHTGIAYVLMNSAFPRLTTPVIGIITFIYPVVAIIIDWAVYGHPLGPAQAAGMVLIAVATLGVRLGWRFPLRRVSAA
- a CDS encoding LysR family transcriptional regulator, coding for MAAPLDLNLLKTFVAVVESGSLSNAAPRVGRS
- a CDS encoding choline ABC transporter substrate-binding protein; translated protein: MSRMNSFAAGLGLAALLSTSVAFAGDAASCKTVRLSDVGWTDIQATTGVASVLLTALGYEPKVIQLSVPVTMASLKNKDLDVFLGNWMPSMTNDIKDYTADGSVETISTNLTGAGYGIVVPTYVADAGVKSLTDLGKFKDKFNGKIYGIEAGNDGNRIILDMIKNPADKLDGFELVESSEAGMLTQAEQSMKNNEWIAFLGWTPHPVMGAMKITYLDGMGDSGFGAATVFTNVRKGYTTECPNAGKFIANLKFNLDMEGQMMDAILKGGDAATVATDWLKKNPDAVKPWIAGVTTFDGGDAAAAIKTALGS